One region of Sulfuriroseicoccus oceanibius genomic DNA includes:
- a CDS encoding AAA family ATPase: MSAVIDPAKEWEEIQKTVAEIRQQTGRVIVGQERIVEEMLVSLLCGGHCLITGVPGLAKTLLVSTLGKILGLKFNRIQFTPDLMPTDIVGSEILQTQAGSAREFEFVPGPVFANLLLADEINRTPPKTQAALLEAMQEKQVTVAGTTRRLGEPFIVFATQNPIEHEGTYPLPEAQLDRFFFNLKIDYPSIYEEEEIIKRTTGREVPSAEAILDSEGVLALQKATLDVPLPDQVVKYILSVVHRSRPGGEMATEFIDRYVEYGAGPRASQCLARAARALALLRGRDAASVEEVRDIALPVLRHRVIPNYNATGEGVKVEDIIAKLLEE, encoded by the coding sequence GTGAGTGCTGTGATAGATCCTGCCAAAGAGTGGGAAGAGATTCAAAAGACGGTGGCGGAGATTCGCCAGCAGACGGGGCGTGTGATTGTGGGGCAGGAGCGGATTGTCGAGGAGATGCTGGTGTCGCTTTTGTGTGGCGGGCATTGTTTGATCACGGGTGTGCCTGGCTTGGCGAAGACGTTGTTGGTTTCGACTCTGGGCAAGATCCTGGGCTTGAAGTTCAACCGGATTCAGTTCACGCCGGACTTGATGCCGACGGACATTGTGGGGTCTGAGATCCTGCAAACGCAGGCGGGATCCGCTCGTGAGTTTGAGTTCGTGCCTGGTCCTGTGTTTGCCAACTTGTTGTTGGCCGATGAAATCAACCGTACACCGCCCAAGACGCAGGCCGCGCTGCTTGAGGCGATGCAGGAGAAGCAAGTGACGGTGGCGGGAACGACGCGTCGATTGGGCGAGCCGTTTATTGTGTTTGCGACGCAGAACCCGATCGAGCACGAGGGAACCTATCCCTTGCCAGAAGCCCAGCTCGACCGCTTCTTCTTCAACCTCAAGATCGATTACCCGAGCATTTACGAAGAGGAAGAGATTATCAAACGCACGACCGGCCGCGAGGTGCCGTCGGCGGAAGCGATTCTCGACAGCGAGGGCGTGCTGGCATTGCAGAAAGCGACCTTGGACGTGCCACTACCCGATCAGGTAGTGAAGTACATCCTGAGTGTGGTGCATCGTTCCCGTCCGGGCGGCGAGATGGCCACGGAGTTTATCGATCGTTATGTCGAGTACGGTGCGGGGCCGCGTGCTTCGCAGTGTCTGGCTCGTGCGGCTCGTGCGCTCGCATTGTTGCGCGGGCGCGATGCGGCGTCGGTGGAAGAAGTGCGCGACATCGCCCTGCCTGTGCTGCGTCACCGCGTGATCCCGAACTACAACGCGACCGGTGAGGGCGTGAAGGTCGAGGATATCATTGCCAAGTTGCTTGAGGAGTAG
- a CDS encoding DUF58 domain-containing protein, producing MQDSRYKFLRPEDVKRLAHYEFGVKAMVEGYLSGRHRSKERGASIEFHEYRQYVPGDDPALVDWRVFARTDRHYLKTFEQETNMECHVFVDSSASMGFQHDGPLTKLEYASFFAACLSWLVASKNDRVSLQLFDDQIRTFIEPGSTRRHLHQLLTALEHNQPGNKTSVAEALRKAQPLLKRKGTLVVVSDFFDEPQEIFEALSPYLHRGFRVHLFHVLDPAERTLPDRGLARFVDLETRENLVVHTGSLSEAWRDGINDHVATMRRLAVSRAVDYTLAETTDSWFSLLDRLR from the coding sequence ATGCAGGACTCCCGTTACAAATTCCTTCGTCCCGAGGACGTCAAACGACTGGCTCACTACGAGTTCGGCGTGAAGGCGATGGTCGAGGGGTATCTCTCCGGCCGCCACCGCTCGAAAGAACGGGGCGCGTCGATTGAGTTCCACGAGTACCGCCAGTACGTGCCGGGCGACGACCCCGCGCTGGTGGACTGGCGGGTTTTCGCGCGCACCGACCGCCATTATCTCAAGACCTTCGAGCAGGAAACCAACATGGAGTGCCATGTGTTTGTCGACAGCTCGGCGTCGATGGGCTTTCAGCACGACGGGCCGCTGACCAAGTTGGAGTATGCGTCGTTTTTTGCTGCTTGCCTGAGTTGGCTGGTGGCGTCGAAGAACGACCGCGTTTCCTTGCAGTTGTTTGACGATCAGATCCGCACGTTCATCGAACCAGGATCTACCCGGCGTCATCTGCACCAATTGCTGACCGCTCTGGAGCACAACCAACCGGGTAACAAGACCTCGGTGGCAGAGGCATTGCGCAAGGCGCAGCCATTGCTCAAGCGCAAGGGGACCCTGGTGGTGGTATCCGACTTTTTCGACGAGCCGCAGGAGATTTTCGAGGCGCTCAGCCCCTATCTCCACCGTGGGTTTCGCGTGCATTTGTTCCACGTGCTCGACCCAGCCGAGCGGACGCTGCCCGATCGTGGGTTGGCGCGTTTCGTTGATTTGGAAACACGGGAGAACCTGGTCGTTCATACCGGCAGCTTGAGCGAAGCCTGGCGCGATGGGATCAACGACCACGTGGCGACGATGCGGCGGTTGGCGGTATCCCGTGCGGTGGACTACACGCTGGCAGAAACCACGGACAGCTGGTTCTCGCTGCTCGACCGATTGCGCTAA
- a CDS encoding BatA domain-containing protein produces the protein MQLLLANFSWLWLALLVALPVLVHLFARSNPKRFEFSDTAFLRRIVKKSARVRKPQDWLVLLLRTLAVAALVAAFLRPLLTYGDADTAAERHCVVVIDRSASMAGRDGVSSRFASACAQAAEWLASDDFDRVNVVWLDATPDAVFPQPGVNVEFLVDSIHRQAVSAEAGAIKQAVDLAAAQLSQLAGDRQLVVVSDFQKSAWQNVSLEVPAGVKLTKVAVGDSDLPNVAIDRIFCAPAEPVVGEDVKVVCKVHNYSDTPQRVTLFLEVNGGRQSQVMELAAWGEGEALFATRFSEPAVVPVRAEISEDAFSGDDVAHALIEVGAPVALRSVAHSFNEDAVQVLARLGSALEWMEHQVDGPGSFDGASDALWFVHGWDGRDAASLREAAEQGATVVVEPGVGCSLGAIDAVLGLTGGSRSAQAMELETLEGNSGRAADRRGWQAGIAAAGEGLPVFQLFRSGEFGNPFGGNFFERWRLPQEWPADLERLADYDDGVPALAARRVGSGYVILWNLALGSGKGTWSDQSVFVPLMGELLAGYRNRGVVTSHEVPVGGELGWVLPDGIAAESVRLVDDRGNELELRSEQTQSGVRMVAERAAYPARFQWMTGGASLAQNASSFPSSESDLRLVDPAGIGSGEVVDRDGLLQRAALGDGVDLWPWLVAAVLLLLVAEALVCLWSPGSRSNG, from the coding sequence ATGCAACTTCTCCTGGCAAACTTTTCCTGGCTCTGGCTCGCGCTTTTGGTCGCGTTGCCTGTGCTCGTGCATTTGTTTGCCCGCAGTAATCCGAAGCGCTTTGAGTTTTCCGACACGGCGTTTTTGCGTCGGATTGTCAAGAAGTCGGCGCGGGTGCGAAAGCCGCAGGACTGGTTGGTTTTGTTATTGCGCACCTTGGCGGTTGCGGCGCTGGTGGCGGCATTCCTGCGTCCGTTGTTAACTTATGGCGACGCTGATACGGCGGCCGAGCGTCATTGTGTGGTGGTGATCGACCGATCGGCGTCGATGGCCGGGCGGGACGGGGTTTCAAGCCGGTTTGCCAGTGCGTGTGCCCAAGCCGCCGAATGGTTGGCGAGCGATGACTTTGACCGCGTGAATGTCGTCTGGCTCGACGCCACGCCGGATGCTGTGTTCCCTCAGCCCGGGGTGAATGTGGAGTTCTTGGTCGACAGCATCCACCGGCAGGCCGTGAGCGCCGAGGCTGGAGCGATCAAACAAGCCGTGGATCTTGCGGCTGCGCAACTGAGCCAGCTTGCGGGAGATCGCCAGTTGGTGGTGGTGTCGGACTTCCAGAAATCCGCGTGGCAAAATGTGAGCCTGGAGGTGCCGGCGGGCGTGAAGTTGACCAAGGTCGCGGTGGGTGACAGCGACCTGCCTAACGTGGCGATTGACCGGATTTTTTGCGCTCCCGCCGAGCCTGTAGTGGGCGAGGACGTGAAGGTGGTGTGTAAAGTGCACAACTATTCGGACACGCCGCAACGCGTGACACTTTTCCTCGAGGTCAATGGCGGGCGTCAGTCGCAGGTGATGGAGCTTGCAGCCTGGGGCGAGGGCGAGGCGCTGTTTGCCACCCGCTTCAGCGAACCGGCGGTGGTGCCCGTGCGGGCGGAGATCAGTGAAGACGCTTTCTCAGGTGACGACGTGGCGCATGCCTTGATCGAAGTCGGGGCGCCGGTGGCGCTGCGCTCGGTGGCTCACAGTTTCAACGAAGACGCTGTCCAGGTATTGGCGCGGCTTGGGTCCGCGTTGGAATGGATGGAGCATCAAGTGGACGGGCCGGGGAGTTTTGACGGGGCCTCGGATGCGCTGTGGTTTGTCCATGGTTGGGATGGTCGTGATGCGGCGTCGCTGAGAGAGGCTGCGGAGCAAGGGGCTACCGTAGTGGTGGAGCCGGGTGTTGGTTGTTCGCTCGGTGCCATTGATGCCGTGTTAGGGCTGACTGGCGGATCGCGGAGTGCGCAGGCAATGGAACTGGAGACCTTGGAGGGGAACTCCGGACGTGCGGCGGATCGGCGCGGTTGGCAAGCGGGCATCGCCGCTGCCGGTGAAGGCCTTCCCGTGTTTCAGTTGTTCCGTTCCGGGGAGTTCGGAAACCCATTTGGTGGGAACTTTTTTGAGCGTTGGCGCTTGCCGCAGGAGTGGCCGGCGGATCTCGAGCGCTTGGCAGATTATGACGACGGAGTGCCGGCGTTGGCCGCGCGCCGGGTTGGTAGCGGTTATGTGATTTTATGGAACCTGGCGTTAGGATCGGGCAAGGGGACGTGGAGTGACCAGTCGGTTTTCGTGCCGCTGATGGGCGAGCTGCTGGCGGGCTATCGTAATCGGGGCGTGGTCACGAGCCATGAGGTTCCGGTCGGGGGCGAGTTGGGCTGGGTTTTGCCGGACGGGATAGCTGCGGAGTCCGTGCGATTGGTAGACGACCGAGGCAACGAGTTGGAGTTGCGGTCCGAGCAGACTCAGAGTGGTGTGCGGATGGTGGCGGAGCGCGCCGCTTACCCCGCGCGCTTCCAATGGATGACCGGCGGAGCGTCGCTGGCGCAGAATGCCTCGTCCTTCCCGTCGTCGGAATCGGACCTGCGGTTGGTCGATCCTGCAGGTATTGGAAGCGGTGAGGTGGTAGACCGCGACGGGCTGTTGCAGCGGGCTGCTTTGGGCGACGGAGTGGACCTGTGGCCTTGGCTGGTTGCTGCGGTGTTATTGTTGTTGGTTGCGGAGGCTTTGGTTTGTTTGTGGTCCCCTGGCAGTCGTTCGAACGGTTGA
- a CDS encoding DUF4175 domain-containing protein: MSRFTHRLNQLHRRRRIGRLCLGGILLLLSVLLMAAGHGAVDYVYALSSGARVAINWSIALALFIALIGVCWWGLATRRRDVAALADEMSGDSRMRASAAVDLEGKEAESPMNRYLLERSLESAADALEALPRRAMWSLRGMTVAALVTAVVVGAGFAFHHLRPDVWSVLAARVLTPNADVPPYSPLRFAVTPDKPAAVYGGEAVVGVTISGGEIDGDVVCLVRRGAGERVDRLPVYREAGGSYARKFENTVEPFEFSFACGKARSAWYGFDVLMQPKLSGVRVRVTPPAYTGKESREYPLDEAVVMVEEGGSLRLEVASNRPLAGGRMVFESAEGSERGATPGLVDGVSIGDQMIAFEWDVHRSGNAVVDVEDIRGTGMASPLNVEVRMIPDLAPVASISSPQRMALATPRSVLPLKGEVEDDHGLAKVNLIRSLVGFRDRAHAVDGVGETNVFDLSQPIDLGKVGVEPGQELEFYLEAADRNPSLLGVGVSEVVRVRIISEDEYAERLRAKMKLEQFTARYRVLAQALRDAKESLSALQDAMNQGASEAELKKLAQQAQAMQARAREVASDLGNDFEAFAMEERLREIANQLAAKLDQNLDDFVNAGADGMPDASAVSAMLQRLGVMDQAVERVVQDAEELRAAGRVMEMAAKFKQIHHNQKSLVERIGRIAKELAQGNTDNAAQLDNLARLQENNRQALMQLAIDLKARSDELPATYASMQAEVGQFLQALEALEIPDAMDAAARHAAGGRSGDSLVNATLALSLLDRLVNQPENGFCQMCQGNKPSFNVKPDVQSTMEQMLDALMAKAGNGSGQGTKPGQSGGGPGGAGGDGFSVQGNGADIPVYGPERMNLSNPSGGAAGHRSRGGARLKPEVGDEEPDSQVVVDEFRSPGTGGLRDEPVPDKYRDAVKRYFSPDESRNKGAKAPQNQNQKD; this comes from the coding sequence ATGTCACGATTCACCCACAGACTTAACCAACTGCACCGCCGCCGTCGCATCGGTCGATTGTGCCTTGGTGGGATTCTGTTGTTGTTATCGGTGTTGTTGATGGCCGCGGGGCACGGGGCGGTTGATTATGTGTATGCTTTGTCTTCCGGTGCCCGGGTGGCGATCAACTGGAGCATTGCATTGGCTTTGTTCATTGCGCTGATTGGCGTTTGCTGGTGGGGCTTGGCAACACGTCGGCGTGATGTGGCGGCGCTGGCGGATGAAATGAGTGGGGACTCTCGGATGCGCGCAAGTGCTGCGGTGGATCTGGAGGGAAAGGAAGCCGAGAGCCCGATGAACCGCTATCTTCTGGAGCGTAGTTTGGAGTCGGCTGCTGATGCGCTGGAAGCATTGCCTCGGCGTGCGATGTGGTCGTTGCGCGGGATGACCGTTGCCGCGTTGGTGACGGCGGTCGTCGTGGGGGCGGGTTTTGCGTTCCACCATCTGCGGCCGGACGTGTGGTCGGTGTTGGCGGCCCGCGTGCTGACACCCAATGCTGACGTGCCTCCATACAGCCCGTTGCGCTTTGCTGTGACTCCTGACAAACCGGCCGCAGTGTATGGTGGTGAGGCGGTGGTGGGTGTGACCATCAGCGGCGGAGAGATTGATGGTGATGTCGTGTGTTTGGTGCGTCGTGGGGCTGGTGAACGGGTGGATCGTTTGCCGGTTTATCGTGAGGCGGGTGGAAGTTACGCGCGGAAGTTTGAGAACACGGTCGAGCCATTTGAGTTTTCGTTCGCCTGTGGCAAGGCGCGTAGTGCTTGGTATGGCTTCGACGTGCTGATGCAGCCAAAGCTTTCCGGTGTTCGGGTTAGGGTCACTCCGCCGGCCTACACCGGAAAGGAAAGCCGGGAGTACCCACTGGATGAAGCGGTGGTGATGGTGGAAGAGGGTGGATCGTTGCGGTTGGAAGTCGCGAGCAACCGACCACTGGCAGGTGGCAGGATGGTTTTTGAATCCGCCGAAGGATCCGAGCGAGGGGCGACTCCCGGGCTTGTCGATGGCGTGTCGATTGGGGATCAGATGATCGCTTTCGAATGGGACGTTCATCGTTCCGGCAATGCGGTGGTGGATGTGGAGGACATCCGCGGCACGGGCATGGCCTCGCCGTTGAATGTGGAAGTACGGATGATTCCCGACCTGGCACCGGTGGCCTCGATTTCCTCACCGCAGCGTATGGCGTTGGCGACTCCTCGCAGTGTGTTGCCATTGAAGGGAGAGGTGGAGGACGACCACGGCTTGGCGAAAGTGAACCTGATCCGTTCCTTGGTTGGATTCCGTGACCGCGCGCATGCGGTGGATGGTGTGGGTGAGACCAATGTGTTTGATCTGAGTCAGCCGATTGATCTTGGGAAGGTCGGTGTGGAACCCGGGCAGGAACTTGAGTTCTATCTTGAAGCGGCTGATCGCAATCCGTCGTTACTTGGTGTTGGGGTTTCCGAAGTGGTACGGGTGCGCATCATCAGCGAGGACGAGTATGCCGAGCGTTTGCGGGCGAAGATGAAGCTTGAGCAGTTCACCGCGCGCTATCGTGTGTTGGCTCAAGCCTTGCGCGACGCGAAGGAGTCGTTGTCTGCGTTGCAGGACGCGATGAACCAAGGTGCTAGTGAGGCGGAGTTGAAGAAGTTGGCGCAGCAAGCTCAGGCGATGCAAGCGCGGGCACGCGAGGTGGCGTCCGACTTGGGCAATGACTTTGAAGCGTTCGCGATGGAAGAACGGCTGCGTGAAATTGCCAACCAACTTGCTGCCAAGTTGGATCAGAACCTCGACGATTTCGTAAACGCAGGCGCCGACGGAATGCCGGATGCGTCCGCTGTGTCGGCAATGCTGCAGCGGCTCGGGGTGATGGACCAGGCGGTCGAGCGGGTGGTGCAGGATGCGGAAGAACTACGCGCCGCCGGCCGCGTGATGGAAATGGCGGCAAAGTTCAAACAAATCCACCACAACCAGAAGTCGCTCGTCGAGCGGATCGGGCGGATTGCCAAGGAGCTGGCTCAGGGTAATACCGACAATGCCGCGCAGTTGGATAACCTGGCGCGCCTGCAAGAGAACAACCGCCAGGCCTTGATGCAGCTGGCCATTGACCTGAAGGCACGCTCGGACGAGCTGCCGGCAACCTATGCGTCGATGCAGGCAGAGGTCGGTCAGTTTCTTCAGGCACTTGAGGCGTTGGAGATTCCCGACGCCATGGACGCGGCGGCACGTCACGCCGCGGGTGGGAGATCGGGCGACTCGTTGGTCAACGCTACGCTGGCGTTGTCGTTGTTGGACCGATTGGTGAACCAGCCTGAGAATGGTTTCTGTCAGATGTGCCAGGGGAACAAACCTAGCTTCAATGTGAAGCCGGACGTGCAGTCGACCATGGAGCAGATGCTTGATGCGTTGATGGCGAAGGCGGGGAATGGCAGCGGTCAGGGAACCAAGCCCGGGCAGTCGGGCGGTGGTCCTGGCGGGGCTGGTGGCGATGGGTTTTCCGTGCAGGGCAATGGCGCGGACATTCCGGTTTACGGGCCGGAGCGGATGAACTTGAGCAACCCGTCGGGCGGCGCCGCGGGGCACAGGTCGCGAGGCGGGGCCCGTCTGAAGCCGGAGGTGGGGGATGAAGAACCCGACAGCCAGGTGGTGGTGGATGAGTTCCGCTCGCCTGGAACCGGTGGACTGCGCGACGAGCCGGTGCCCGACAAGTACCGCGACGCAGTGAAACGTTATTTTTCTCCGGATGAGAGCCGGAACAAGGGAGCGAAGGCTCCACAGAATCAAAACCAAAAGGACTAG
- a CDS encoding DUF4159 domain-containing protein, which produces MRIKPLISSMLLLAVGLVPAAAKEGAVQCGNLIYAGTKTSRCFSDEFLTVVQQKTSISTERRFKPVKLSSDELFKFPFVIMTGEEDFNLTAKERENLKKYLENGGFMLASPGCSNGAWADAFRREVKRIFGADALEDIAMDHPVFNTVFKVKTLKLSHGGTGKMQGVTLNGKMVVAFASDGLNDTSNTEGCCC; this is translated from the coding sequence ATGAGAATCAAACCATTGATATCCAGCATGCTGTTACTGGCTGTTGGTCTGGTGCCGGCAGCCGCCAAAGAGGGCGCGGTGCAGTGCGGTAACCTGATCTACGCCGGGACCAAGACCTCGCGTTGTTTCAGCGACGAGTTCCTGACGGTAGTTCAGCAGAAGACGAGCATTTCCACCGAGCGGCGGTTCAAGCCGGTAAAGTTGTCGTCGGATGAGTTGTTCAAGTTTCCGTTTGTGATCATGACGGGCGAGGAAGATTTCAACCTAACAGCCAAGGAACGCGAGAACTTGAAGAAGTATCTGGAAAACGGTGGCTTCATGCTGGCATCTCCGGGGTGCTCCAATGGTGCGTGGGCCGATGCCTTCCGCCGCGAGGTGAAGCGGATCTTCGGTGCGGATGCGCTGGAGGACATTGCGATGGACCATCCGGTTTTTAACACGGTGTTCAAGGTGAAGACCCTGAAACTCAGTCACGGCGGAACCGGCAAGATGCAAGGCGTGACCCTCAACGGAAAGATGGTCGTGGCATTTGCATCCGATGGCTTGAACGACACCTCCAATACAGAGGGGTGTTGTTGTTGA